A stretch of the Archangium violaceum genome encodes the following:
- a CDS encoding IS701 family transposase: protein MTAPALNTLLPLLLSLRPVFTLPSFCRFLTLFAGWVSTRGVHAVTESLVSAGVSGVRHHAAFHRFFSRACWSIDQMGRLLLLRLVALTPGPLRLALDDTLCTHKGPHVFGLGAHLDPVRSTRRKRVFAFGHVWVVLSVLVPVPGCERVWALPILMRLYRSPADCQKRGDPHQKKTQLARQLVQQVSRWLPGKAVELVADSAYACREVLRHLPQGVVFVGAMRADASLHRPRTRPCRSPVTGRRLTRDIPLPKPEKLAQDKKFPWLSMTLTLYGKPTQVQYKELVARWSHPAGKALLKVVIVQVLRGELPIRVFFCTDSSRTARQVIESYACRWGIEVLFRDLKQLLGFSSSRARSRLAVLRTAPWVGMCYTLLVIWYMELKWDTTAMGLPVRPWYRTKHTISFADILRMAQRTLASADWVNPRLLFARSDDPISLSRPKSA from the coding sequence ATGACCGCCCCTGCTCTCAACACCCTGCTGCCGCTGCTTCTGTCCCTGCGCCCCGTTTTCACGCTCCCCTCGTTCTGTCGCTTCCTCACCTTGTTTGCGGGCTGGGTGAGCACCCGGGGCGTGCACGCCGTCACCGAATCCTTGGTGTCCGCGGGAGTCTCTGGAGTGAGACACCACGCGGCCTTTCACCGTTTCTTCTCGCGCGCCTGCTGGAGCATTGACCAGATGGGGCGCCTGCTCCTGTTGCGACTGGTGGCGCTCACACCAGGGCCTTTGCGCCTGGCACTCGACGACACGCTGTGTACTCACAAGGGGCCCCATGTCTTCGGTCTGGGCGCGCACCTCGACCCGGTTCGCTCGACACGCCGCAAGCGAGTGTTCGCCTTCGGCCATGTCTGGGTGGTGCTCAGCGTGCTGGTGCCCGTACCGGGCTGCGAGCGAGTGTGGGCGCTGCCCATTCTCATGCGTCTGTACCGCAGCCCGGCCGACTGTCAGAAACGAGGAGACCCTCACCAGAAGAAGACGCAGCTGGCGCGTCAGTTGGTGCAACAGGTGTCACGCTGGCTACCGGGCAAGGCCGTGGAGCTGGTGGCGGACAGCGCTTACGCCTGCCGGGAGGTGCTGCGCCACTTGCCACAGGGTGTTGTTTTCGTGGGAGCCATGCGCGCGGATGCTTCGCTGCACCGTCCGCGCACACGCCCGTGCCGCTCGCCTGTCACCGGCCGACGGCTCACCCGGGACATCCCCCTGCCCAAGCCCGAGAAGCTCGCCCAGGACAAGAAATTCCCCTGGCTGTCCATGACACTCACCCTGTATGGCAAGCCGACGCAGGTGCAATACAAGGAATTGGTGGCGCGCTGGTCGCATCCCGCTGGGAAGGCACTGCTCAAAGTCGTCATCGTCCAAGTGCTTCGCGGAGAACTGCCCATACGCGTCTTTTTTTGCACGGACTCGAGCCGTACCGCTCGACAGGTCATTGAAAGCTATGCCTGCCGGTGGGGAATCGAGGTGCTCTTCCGCGACCTCAAGCAACTGCTGGGCTTCTCCTCCTCGCGAGCGCGCTCCCGCCTGGCGGTGCTGCGGACGGCTCCCTGGGTGGGAATGTGCTACACCCTGCTGGTCATCTGGTACATGGAACTGAAATGGGACACGACAGCCATGGGGCTGCCCGTGCGTCCCTGGTACCGAACCAAACACACGATTAGCTTCGCGGATATTCTTCGCATGGCTCAGCGCACCCTGGCCTCTGCGGACTGGGTCAACCCTCGTCTCCTTTTCGCCAGGTCGGATGACCCCATTTCACTGTCTCGGCCGAAATCCGCATGA
- a CDS encoding AAA family ATPase has protein sequence MRSTSARCGQSLRARAGRITSWADGLAAWDLLLADRLTLVERTNAWLRSLGAGCQVIVQQLFDGNADAEALSGGHVNKTARRLLLDTGAGSFVLPSEVGAGISQLIPVVVAAIEGRGGLTLVEQPEIHVHPAVQVGLGDLLIEAASREGSRRTLLVETHSEHLILRLLRRIRETTEKELAEDAPAFSEDKLSVLYVEANPGGVRVRLLRVDERGEFVDRWPKGFFAERMEELL, from the coding sequence ATGCGCAGTACATCGGCCCGCTGCGGACAATCCCTCCGCGCGCGCGCGGGGCGCATCACGAGCTGGGCCGACGGCCTCGCCGCCTGGGACCTGCTCCTCGCCGACCGGCTCACGCTCGTCGAGCGCACGAACGCCTGGCTCCGGAGCCTCGGGGCGGGCTGCCAGGTCATCGTCCAGCAGCTCTTCGACGGCAACGCGGACGCCGAGGCGCTCTCGGGCGGCCACGTCAACAAGACCGCGCGCCGGCTGCTCCTCGACACCGGCGCGGGCTCGTTCGTGCTGCCGTCGGAGGTGGGCGCGGGCATCTCGCAGCTCATCCCCGTCGTCGTCGCCGCCATCGAAGGGCGTGGTGGCCTCACGCTCGTCGAGCAGCCCGAGATCCACGTGCACCCTGCCGTGCAGGTGGGGCTGGGCGATCTGCTCATCGAAGCAGCGAGCCGCGAGGGCAGCCGACGCACGTTGCTCGTCGAGACCCACAGCGAGCACCTCATCTTGCGGCTCTTGCGACGCATCCGCGAGACAACCGAGAAAGAGCTGGCCGAGGATGCGCCTGCGTTCAGCGAGGACAAGCTGAGCGTGCTCTACGTCGAAGCGAACCCGGGAGGAGTTCGTGTGCGCCTCCTTCGCGTCGACGAGCGCGGGGAGTTCGTCGATCGCTGGCCCAAGGGTTTTTTTGCCGAGCGCATGGAGGAACTCCTGTGA
- a CDS encoding reverse transcriptase domain-containing protein, which produces MTSASTFKGTVDVGIITIKEEEMRAVLDRFPNETQVVCGQRDYNVIDFKTDADSSCRIAVLRCTEQGNGEAQEATRDLLEDLSPRWILVVGIAGGAPSEDFTLGDVIVSDRIHDLSLEAASAKGDREFSISGGPLNRAALRIISNLPVIEKKIEGWNLPSAIRQTPPVINPNKLSLYGDKDWKAKVRNAVAPLSGKSPRIPQVKAGAIASSDRLVKDTELVRVWRKVARNIHAIEMESAGVYRAARERVPMFAIRGVSDIVGLKRSPEWTNYACQTAAAFMHALLRAGCIPPSTQLEKGVAGIPAKAAADTQDSRQPRLAINKAMPRYAADSIQAHIATALLSIETVGDTDIFPFPLEHHVFHDKTEDVLSLLTKVHERFDEHLRAHPPAHESTLSQLGYTAYRWATQLDPFWNAYYLALVISIGREIEARRISKDARTVFSYRFQDKERNGRIFDESIGWSAFQERSLELARNHGWVVKCDIADFYARISHERLVFALRDCSSNQDAIERIRKFLANNKGHAHGLPVGGPASRLLSEVLLNRVDHLLNDSGIVFCRFSDDYHLFAPDRETAYTNLIRLAEVLQVEEGLTLQKLKTRIMQSSEFLKLSETHGPPDAPADSDARAFLAVRLRYDPYSPTAEEDYERLRSEVARFDILGMLGREMSKSRVHESLTRQLVRAIRYLEKSDLSNAVRTLMDNHGVLAPVFSVVLVVVGDVFDMLDDPTRVHVCATLCRLLSQNSALMRIDIHASYAIRILARMQSHEHQSLLVKMFELRKSPLLGRDIILIMAHWKATHFLSSLKRKFMHLHPWVRRAYITASHTMGNEGDSWRVEASHAFDQFESLTNNWAQERAASGKIGLLL; this is translated from the coding sequence ATGACCTCCGCTAGCACGTTCAAAGGCACTGTTGATGTTGGAATAATTACAATCAAAGAAGAGGAAATGCGGGCAGTTCTAGATCGCTTTCCAAATGAGACGCAGGTCGTCTGCGGACAGCGAGACTATAATGTTATTGATTTCAAGACCGACGCTGACTCTTCGTGCCGGATAGCGGTTCTTCGCTGCACCGAGCAAGGAAATGGTGAAGCACAAGAAGCGACGCGTGACCTGCTTGAAGATCTTTCTCCTCGCTGGATTCTGGTTGTTGGAATAGCGGGTGGTGCTCCCTCGGAGGATTTTACTCTTGGAGATGTCATTGTATCGGATCGGATACATGACCTCAGCCTGGAAGCCGCATCCGCCAAAGGCGACCGAGAATTTTCAATAAGTGGAGGTCCGCTCAATCGCGCGGCATTGAGAATCATTTCCAATTTGCCCGTGATTGAGAAAAAAATCGAGGGGTGGAATCTCCCGAGCGCTATCCGTCAAACACCACCAGTAATCAACCCCAACAAACTTTCGCTCTATGGTGACAAGGACTGGAAAGCCAAGGTTCGGAATGCAGTAGCCCCCTTGTCCGGGAAGTCGCCACGCATTCCACAGGTCAAGGCGGGAGCAATCGCGTCAAGCGATCGACTCGTAAAAGACACAGAGCTAGTTCGTGTTTGGCGCAAGGTCGCCCGCAACATCCACGCAATCGAGATGGAGTCGGCTGGCGTCTACCGAGCAGCTCGTGAGCGCGTACCGATGTTCGCTATTAGAGGGGTTAGCGACATCGTCGGGCTCAAGCGTTCTCCCGAATGGACCAATTATGCGTGCCAGACTGCCGCCGCATTCATGCACGCACTGCTCCGCGCTGGTTGCATCCCTCCGTCAACGCAGCTTGAGAAAGGTGTGGCAGGAATCCCGGCTAAAGCAGCGGCTGACACGCAAGATTCGCGGCAGCCTCGCCTCGCAATCAATAAGGCTATGCCGCGTTACGCAGCCGATTCGATTCAGGCGCACATCGCAACAGCGCTTCTGAGCATTGAAACCGTCGGAGACACCGACATATTTCCTTTCCCCTTGGAGCATCACGTTTTCCATGACAAGACAGAAGACGTGCTCTCGCTGCTGACCAAAGTGCACGAAAGATTCGACGAGCACCTACGTGCCCACCCACCGGCGCACGAAAGTACACTCTCTCAACTAGGCTACACAGCTTACAGATGGGCAACCCAACTCGATCCGTTTTGGAACGCTTACTACCTGGCTCTTGTCATCTCCATTGGGCGGGAGATTGAAGCGCGTCGTATATCGAAAGATGCGCGCACAGTATTTTCCTACCGTTTTCAGGATAAAGAAAGAAATGGTCGCATATTCGACGAGAGCATTGGCTGGTCAGCATTCCAAGAACGATCTTTGGAGCTGGCCAGGAATCATGGCTGGGTTGTGAAATGCGACATTGCCGACTTCTATGCCCGAATTTCCCATGAGCGACTAGTTTTTGCTCTGCGTGATTGCTCTAGTAATCAAGACGCCATAGAGCGTATCCGAAAATTTCTTGCAAACAACAAGGGGCATGCACATGGCCTCCCGGTGGGAGGCCCAGCCTCACGACTTCTGTCAGAGGTCTTGCTCAATCGAGTTGATCACCTTCTGAATGATTCAGGCATTGTTTTCTGCCGTTTTTCGGACGACTATCATTTGTTCGCCCCCGATCGCGAGACGGCATACACAAACTTGATTCGACTTGCCGAGGTGCTTCAAGTTGAAGAAGGGCTTACCCTCCAGAAGCTCAAAACCCGAATCATGCAAAGTTCGGAGTTTCTGAAGCTTAGTGAAACGCATGGGCCACCTGACGCTCCGGCGGATTCAGATGCGCGGGCATTCTTGGCTGTCCGCTTGCGCTATGATCCTTACTCGCCAACGGCAGAAGAAGACTACGAAAGGCTTCGAAGTGAGGTCGCGCGATTTGACATCCTTGGAATGCTTGGGCGTGAAATGTCTAAGAGTCGCGTCCACGAATCACTGACTCGTCAACTTGTCAGGGCCATCCGCTATCTCGAGAAGTCGGACTTGAGCAATGCTGTTCGGACGCTCATGGATAATCATGGCGTGCTTGCACCAGTGTTCTCGGTTGTTCTTGTGGTGGTTGGAGATGTTTTTGACATGCTTGACGACCCAACGCGAGTCCATGTCTGCGCGACGTTGTGTCGGCTGTTGAGTCAAAACTCTGCCTTGATGAGGATTGATATTCACGCGTCATACGCGATCCGCATTTTGGCGCGAATGCAGAGTCATGAACACCAGTCGCTCTTGGTCAAGATGTTCGAATTGCGCAAAAGTCCACTGCTTGGGCGTGACATCATCCTTATTATGGCTCATTGGAAAGCCACCCACTTCCTCTCGTCGCTAAAGAGAAAGTTCATGCATCTCCATCCATGGGTCAGGCGGGCGTATATTACTGCATCGCACACCATGGGAAATGAGGGGGACTCTTGGAGGGTAGAGGCATCCCATGCATTCGACCAATTTGAATCTCTCACGAACAACTGGGCACAGGAGCGTGCCGCCAGCGGAAAAATCGGCCTGCTGCTATGA
- the istA gene encoding IS21 family transposase encodes MLRARGYQGSALQVRRYVARHRPVSSAEAYLRLSTLPGEQAQVDWAHFGRLRIGGAERPLCAFVLVLSWSRALYARFVLEQSLESFLRCHTLAFQALGGVPRSLLYDNLKSVVLERVGDHIRFHPKLLEFAGHYHFAPKPCAPYRGNEKGKVERSIHYLRHSFFAARTYSSLDDLNSQLSRWIEDTAHARPLPQDTSRRVHQALEEERPRLLPLPGNAFSCDVVRTLHSGKTPYVRFDGNDYSIPHTLVTKPLTLVASDSLVRLLDGTREVARHTRCWDKGKTLECEEHLAALAAHKRHAHELRGRDRLRQSCPSADAFIAALASRNAHLAGHTSRLLKLLDAHGPEALESALSTALSRGAIGAESVAHLLEHSRRQQHLPPVLSVSLPDDPRVRSARVQPHSLSDYDALLRKDSP; translated from the coding sequence ATGCTCCGTGCTCGCGGCTACCAGGGCAGCGCCCTCCAGGTGCGGCGCTACGTGGCCCGGCACCGGCCGGTGTCCTCGGCCGAGGCCTACTTGCGGCTGTCCACGCTGCCGGGTGAGCAGGCCCAGGTGGACTGGGCCCACTTCGGCCGGCTGCGCATTGGCGGGGCCGAGCGCCCCCTGTGCGCCTTCGTCCTGGTGCTCTCCTGGTCGCGCGCTCTCTACGCGCGCTTCGTCCTGGAGCAGTCCCTGGAGAGCTTCCTGCGCTGCCACACCCTGGCCTTCCAGGCGCTGGGCGGGGTGCCGCGCTCCCTGCTGTATGACAATTTGAAGAGCGTGGTGTTGGAGCGCGTGGGCGACCACATCCGCTTCCACCCCAAGCTGCTGGAATTCGCCGGCCACTACCACTTCGCTCCCAAGCCCTGCGCTCCCTACCGCGGCAACGAGAAGGGCAAGGTGGAGCGCTCCATCCACTACCTGCGCCACTCCTTCTTCGCCGCACGTACCTACTCCTCGCTGGATGACCTCAATTCCCAGCTGTCGCGCTGGATTGAGGACACCGCCCACGCACGCCCCCTCCCACAGGACACCTCACGCCGCGTGCACCAGGCCCTGGAGGAGGAGCGGCCCCGACTGCTTCCCCTGCCAGGGAATGCCTTCAGCTGCGACGTGGTGCGCACCCTGCACAGCGGCAAGACGCCCTACGTCCGCTTCGACGGCAACGACTACTCCATTCCCCACACCCTGGTGACAAAACCTCTCACCCTGGTGGCCAGCGACTCGCTGGTGCGCCTGCTGGATGGCACCCGGGAGGTGGCCCGCCACACGCGCTGCTGGGACAAGGGCAAGACTCTCGAATGCGAGGAGCACCTGGCCGCCCTCGCCGCCCACAAGCGCCACGCCCACGAGCTGCGCGGACGCGACAGGCTGCGCCAGTCCTGCCCCAGCGCCGACGCCTTCATCGCCGCGCTCGCCTCGCGTAACGCCCACCTCGCAGGCCATACCTCGCGCCTGCTCAAGCTGCTCGACGCCCATGGCCCCGAGGCCCTCGAGTCCGCCCTGTCCACCGCGCTCTCTCGCGGTGCCATCGGCGCCGAGTCCGTCGCCCACCTCCTGGAGCACTCCCGCCGCCAGCAGCACCTGCCTCCCGTCCTCTCAGTCTCCCTCCCCGACGACCCCCGCGTGCGCTCTGCCCGCGTCCAGCCCCACTCCCTCTCCGACTACGACGCCCTCTTGCGAAAGGACTCCCCGTGA
- the istB gene encoding IS21-like element helper ATPase IstB, translated as MTSSLAHSLSGLGLHRTSAELDDLVARATKARLSPTQLLEQIVQLESDERARRSLERRTLRSRLGRFKPMADFDWSWPKSIDRPLVESLLRLDFLQDARNVVLLAAQGLGKTMIAQNLAHEALRSGHSVLFTTASQLLLDLGSRDSSRALESRLRHYARVGLLIIDELGYLSYDARNADLLFQLVNLRYEKRSLVLTTNQAFSDWPTIFPNASCATALIDRVIHHCDIVSIEGDSYRRREAEASLESRRSRRSG; from the coding sequence GTGACTTCCTCCCTGGCTCATTCCCTCTCCGGGCTCGGCCTGCACCGCACCAGCGCCGAGCTCGATGACCTCGTCGCTCGCGCCACCAAGGCCCGCCTCTCTCCCACCCAGCTGCTGGAGCAGATTGTCCAACTGGAGTCCGACGAGCGCGCCCGCCGCTCCCTGGAGCGCCGCACCCTGCGCAGCCGCCTGGGCCGCTTCAAGCCCATGGCCGACTTCGACTGGAGCTGGCCCAAGTCCATAGACAGGCCCCTGGTGGAGAGCCTGCTGCGTCTGGACTTCCTCCAGGACGCTCGCAACGTGGTGCTGCTCGCCGCCCAGGGCCTGGGCAAGACGATGATTGCCCAGAACCTCGCTCACGAGGCCCTGCGCTCCGGCCACTCCGTCCTCTTCACCACCGCCTCCCAGCTGCTACTCGACCTCGGCTCGCGCGACTCTTCCCGCGCCTTGGAGTCCCGCCTGCGCCACTACGCTCGCGTGGGCCTGCTCATCATCGACGAGCTGGGCTACCTCTCCTACGACGCGCGCAACGCCGACCTCCTCTTCCAACTCGTCAACTTGCGCTATGAGAAACGCAGCCTCGTCCTCACCACCAATCAGGCCTTCAGCGACTGGCCTACCATCTTCCCCAACGCCAGCTGCGCCACCGCCCTCATCGACCGCGTCATCCACCACTGCGACATCGTCTCCATAGAGGGCGACAGCTACCGCCGCCGCGAAGCCGAAGCCTCTCTGGAGTCTCGCCGCTCCCGCCGCTCCGGCTGA
- a CDS encoding DUF2381 family protein → MLVASPVGLLALALLSTPSAVSAAPSMDECEAASPRLKLAAMPGKGQAPVVCIGPGLPITFRFDSLLQQESLKIQERGWFEDWALGRQTLMLVPRENLVAGKRTEVEVCFADGAAPACATFVLVVHPGLGMQEVKVLRQPRPVAHFQQVAKEAEADLQQCRAEVRQLRAERGGPDGLGGAIASGLVSGDRGVSVKDLSTSITEKEGNALRYYSVYSYRALERVAVEVYLENPGSEPWTAAGAVLRGPKGEVLKPLLLWQPGAILPAAPGEASDRGRVVVEMLATEKEARGTYTLILWDAERQRTVTLGNVTFP, encoded by the coding sequence GTGCTCGTTGCGTCCCCTGTCGGCCTCCTGGCGCTGGCCCTCCTGTCCACCCCCTCGGCCGTGTCCGCAGCTCCATCCATGGACGAGTGCGAGGCGGCGAGCCCCCGCCTCAAGCTGGCCGCCATGCCCGGCAAGGGACAGGCGCCAGTGGTGTGTATCGGCCCGGGCCTGCCCATCACCTTCCGTTTCGACTCGTTGCTCCAGCAGGAATCCCTGAAGATTCAGGAGCGGGGATGGTTCGAGGACTGGGCCTTGGGACGACAGACGCTCATGCTGGTTCCCCGTGAGAACCTGGTCGCCGGAAAGCGGACTGAAGTGGAGGTGTGCTTCGCCGACGGCGCCGCGCCCGCGTGCGCCACCTTCGTGCTCGTGGTCCATCCCGGGCTCGGCATGCAGGAAGTGAAGGTGCTGCGCCAGCCGCGTCCCGTGGCGCACTTTCAGCAAGTCGCCAAGGAGGCCGAGGCCGACCTCCAGCAGTGTCGTGCGGAGGTGCGGCAACTGCGCGCCGAGCGCGGGGGGCCGGATGGATTGGGCGGCGCCATCGCCTCCGGCCTCGTGAGTGGTGACAGGGGCGTTTCCGTCAAGGACCTGAGCACGAGTATCACCGAGAAGGAGGGCAATGCTCTTCGCTATTACAGCGTCTACAGCTACCGCGCCTTGGAGCGGGTGGCGGTGGAGGTGTACCTCGAAAATCCTGGCTCGGAGCCCTGGACGGCGGCGGGCGCGGTACTCCGCGGGCCCAAGGGCGAAGTGCTCAAGCCGCTGCTGCTCTGGCAGCCGGGCGCCATCCTTCCGGCCGCGCCGGGAGAGGCGAGCGACCGAGGGCGCGTCGTAGTGGAGATGCTGGCCACGGAGAAAGAGGCCCGGGGGACGTACACCCTCATCCTGTGGGACGCGGAGCGCCAGCGCACCGTCACCCTCGGCAACGTGACGTTCCCGTAA
- a CDS encoding serine/threonine protein kinase yields MQLPPFKQPESGDIVGDYRLTSRLGDGGQGLVFKAERAGRFFVIKFFRARELDAWGLMEVSILQKFKHPNIVRVRGYDRWPDPDHGYFYIVMEWVDGLTLEQYALTENPCARRCAGLMLTLARTLAAVHRKNVLHRDIKRDNIIIRSRNVEPVLVDFGIGAVAEATPVPGSSVLPPGTQEYVSPEAWRFLGENAGEPVSYKSQVSDELWALGVTFYWLLTNRLPFGTRRNPLLVKAILSTTPPAPHEFNPRVPKALSDVCMRMLEKEPAVRFPDMAALCAALESALAAAQGDASWDVPLGDPEAPEEAMADEIPAQVPWDEEELAVRRCFAPPRRGQKKPSTEERHSPVVAPPVMSAAPPSPAPVAEALAARMAAMFPDRAWEGVPLEEEVPAPPLPAVQGSVAPASAVAASQVGDAGPTREAAPRRGPLRLAVSRAFPTFMGSLPVRAVALDGLRRAALVLVLMAVAAAASAGAVLAASPSSRTEGAAQRQPAPEPPTSSSNSPTLHAYLARELAVSRDSPQAGASAALFMPPTPAPEFTTAMLRKEDFSVNTPEKPQPQARRARFGVKCATAACCAVLGGCAGAPPVRAAPKPEACPSGALDAMEKLDIRIGQEAAGKFPVVGSTKPVPVNQFSTFTLVEPFGELRPGTVLSGRLIFGEGRVYGRFTQAKQAQSKGGQTYPVCLELRSRAGELGVEMEPDSGPDTAVVSSAQDVRAVDRFE; encoded by the coding sequence AAGTTCTTCCGCGCCCGCGAGCTGGACGCATGGGGCCTCATGGAGGTGTCCATCCTCCAGAAATTCAAGCACCCCAACATCGTCCGCGTCCGTGGCTACGACCGCTGGCCCGACCCTGACCACGGCTACTTCTACATCGTCATGGAGTGGGTGGACGGCCTGACGCTGGAGCAGTACGCCCTCACGGAAAACCCGTGTGCCCGCCGGTGCGCGGGCCTCATGCTGACACTGGCCCGCACCCTCGCGGCGGTGCATCGCAAGAATGTCCTTCACCGTGACATCAAGCGGGACAACATCATCATCCGCTCGCGCAACGTGGAGCCCGTGCTGGTGGACTTCGGCATAGGCGCCGTGGCCGAGGCCACCCCGGTGCCCGGCTCCAGCGTGCTTCCACCCGGAACGCAGGAGTACGTGAGCCCCGAGGCATGGCGCTTCCTCGGGGAGAACGCGGGCGAGCCGGTGAGCTACAAGTCCCAGGTGTCCGACGAGCTGTGGGCGCTGGGCGTTACCTTCTACTGGCTCCTCACCAACCGGCTGCCCTTTGGCACCCGGCGCAACCCTCTCCTGGTGAAGGCGATTCTCAGCACGACTCCTCCGGCTCCGCACGAGTTCAATCCTCGGGTGCCCAAGGCTCTGTCCGACGTGTGCATGCGCATGTTGGAGAAGGAGCCCGCCGTGCGCTTCCCGGACATGGCGGCGCTGTGCGCGGCGCTCGAGTCGGCGTTGGCCGCGGCCCAGGGCGACGCGAGCTGGGACGTGCCACTGGGCGACCCGGAAGCGCCGGAAGAGGCGATGGCGGACGAGATTCCAGCGCAGGTGCCCTGGGACGAGGAGGAACTCGCGGTGCGCAGGTGCTTCGCACCGCCGCGACGCGGACAGAAGAAGCCGAGTACCGAGGAGCGTCATTCCCCTGTGGTTGCTCCGCCTGTCATGTCCGCAGCGCCTCCAAGCCCCGCGCCGGTGGCCGAGGCCCTGGCGGCGCGTATGGCGGCCATGTTCCCCGACCGTGCCTGGGAAGGCGTGCCGCTCGAGGAGGAGGTGCCGGCTCCGCCATTGCCGGCGGTGCAGGGCTCCGTGGCCCCCGCGTCGGCTGTCGCTGCCTCCCAGGTGGGGGATGCAGGACCCACGCGCGAGGCCGCTCCGAGGCGAGGGCCATTGAGGCTCGCAGTCTCGCGGGCCTTCCCCACCTTCATGGGCAGTCTGCCCGTGCGCGCCGTGGCCCTGGACGGCCTACGCCGGGCGGCGTTGGTGCTGGTGTTGATGGCGGTGGCGGCTGCGGCCAGCGCGGGCGCGGTGCTCGCCGCCTCTCCCTCCTCTCGGACAGAGGGCGCGGCGCAGCGCCAACCTGCGCCAGAACCTCCCACATCCTCCAGCAACAGTCCGACTCTCCACGCCTACCTTGCCCGGGAATTGGCGGTTTCGCGGGACTCGCCGCAAGCTGGCGCGAGCGCGGCGCTGTTTATGCCTCCCACCCCCGCGCCGGAGTTCACCACCGCCATGCTTCGCAAGGAAGACTTCAGCGTGAACACCCCCGAGAAGCCCCAGCCCCAGGCCCGGCGTGCCCGTTTCGGGGTGAAGTGCGCCACCGCGGCCTGCTGCGCCGTGCTCGGCGGCTGCGCTGGCGCCCCCCCGGTGCGAGCCGCTCCCAAGCCCGAGGCGTGCCCCTCGGGCGCCCTGGATGCAATGGAGAAGCTGGACATCCGCATCGGGCAGGAAGCCGCAGGCAAGTTCCCTGTTGTCGGAAGCACCAAGCCCGTCCCCGTCAACCAGTTCAGCACGTTCACGCTGGTGGAGCCCTTTGGGGAACTGAGGCCGGGCACCGTGCTCTCCGGGCGCCTTATCTTCGGGGAGGGCCGCGTCTACGGTCGCTTCACCCAGGCCAAGCAGGCCCAATCGAAGGGCGGACAGACGTACCCCGTCTGCCTGGAACTGCGGAGCCGGGCCGGGGAACTGGGCGTGGAAATGGAGCCGGACAGCGGGCCCGACACTGCCGTAGTCTCCTCCGCCCAAGACGTCAGGGCGGTGGACCGCTTTGAGTAG